One part of the Sarcophilus harrisii chromosome 5, mSarHar1.11, whole genome shotgun sequence genome encodes these proteins:
- the LOC100917268 gene encoding olfactory receptor 2A1/2A42-like, translating into MENNKTTVTDFILLGFLVSPQMHLVLFGLFFLLYTFTLLGNGVILGLIHLDSRLHTPMYFFLSQLAIVDISYASNTVPELLANLLDSTKPISFAGCIMQTYLFLMFAHIECLLLVMMSYDRYVAICHPLRYTLIMSWRMCVALALTSWAFGSLLALVHVLLLLRLPFCGPREINHFFCEILSVLKLACADIWLNKLVIFVASVFILVGPLSLVLISYTHILGAILRIQSGQGRKKAFSTCSSHLCVVGLFFGSAIITYMTPNTKNSEEQQKILFLFYSFFNPTLNPFIYSLRNTEVKGALSRLLKKER; encoded by the coding sequence ATGGAGAATAACAAGACTACAGTGACAGATTTCATTCTCCTGGGATTTCTTGTTAGCCCTCAAATGCACCTGGTTCTCTTTGGGCTTTTCTTCCTACTCTACACCTTCACTCTGCTGGGAAATGGAGTCATCTTGGGGCTGATTCATCTTGATTCCAGACTCCACACTCCCATGTACTTCTTCCTCTCACAACTAGCTATTGTTGACATCTCTTATGCTTCCAACACAGTCCCTGAACTTCTGGCAAATCTTCTGGATTCAACTAAGCCTATCTCCTTTGCAGGTTGCATAATGCAGACCTATCTCTTTTTGATGTTTGCCCACATTGAATGTCTTCTATTGGTAATGATGAGCTATGATCGGTATGTGGCAATCTGCCATCCACTCAGATACACACTCATTATGAGCTGGAGAATGTGTGTTGCACTGGCTCTTACATCCTGGGCATTTGGATCCCTCCTGGCATTGGTCCATGTGCTTCTCCTCCTTAGGCTGCCCTTTTGTGGACCTCGAGAAATCAACCACTTCTTCTGTGAAATCCTATCTGTACTGAAACTTGCTTGCGCAGACATATGGCTCAACAAATTGGTTATCTTTGTTGCTTCTGTGTTTATCTTAGTTGGACCCCTGAGCTTAGTCCTAATCTCCTACACACATATTCTTGGTGCTATTTTGAGAATCCAGTCTgggcaaggaagaaagaaagcctTCTCCACCTGCTCCTCCCACCTCTGTGTAGTTGGGCTTTTCTTTGGTAGTGCCATAATCACTTACATGACCCCTAACACCAAGAACTCTGAGGAGCAACAgaaaatacttttcttattttacagcttCTTTAATCCTACCCTAAATCCTTTCATCTATAGTCTGAGAAATACAGAGGTAAAGGGTGCCCTGAGCAGATTGCTTAAAAAGGAAAGGTAA